A genomic window from Rhodococcus sp. KBS0724 includes:
- a CDS encoding DMT family transporter, with translation MKAGSQLLPVGAVLTSILSLQFGAAFATTLFSQIGPAGATTLRLTIAAIILGVIVRPRWSRWSNRQRKGIFALGIALAVMNGAFYLALDTVPIGTAVTIEFLGPLTLAAVLSRRWADGAWVLLAFGGVLLLGLGDHGESGLDPVGVMFALIAAAAWAGYIVAGSHLAATLPSADGLAGASIVAAVLTLPFGVVSGGSELLDPKMLAAGAAVAILSSVIPYSLEMWALRSLAKKVFAVLIALEPAAAALAGVVVIGQALDSMTLVAIGLVVVAGIGTVVMNRKPTSK, from the coding sequence GTTCGGAGCGGCATTCGCGACGACGCTGTTCTCACAGATCGGGCCGGCCGGAGCGACGACGCTGCGACTGACGATCGCCGCGATCATCCTCGGCGTCATCGTCCGTCCGAGATGGAGCAGGTGGTCGAACCGGCAGCGCAAAGGCATCTTCGCGTTGGGTATCGCGCTGGCCGTCATGAACGGTGCCTTTTACCTCGCCCTCGACACGGTGCCCATCGGCACCGCTGTCACCATCGAGTTTCTCGGACCGTTGACGCTGGCCGCAGTGCTGTCTCGTCGATGGGCCGACGGAGCGTGGGTGCTTCTCGCCTTCGGCGGAGTGTTGCTGCTCGGGTTGGGAGATCACGGCGAATCCGGATTGGACCCGGTCGGGGTGATGTTCGCGTTGATCGCCGCTGCTGCGTGGGCCGGCTACATCGTGGCCGGTTCCCACCTCGCTGCGACCCTCCCGAGCGCCGACGGATTGGCCGGCGCAAGCATCGTTGCGGCGGTATTGACGCTGCCCTTCGGCGTCGTCTCCGGCGGCAGCGAGTTGCTGGATCCGAAGATGCTGGCGGCAGGTGCGGCCGTCGCCATCCTCTCGTCCGTCATCCCATACAGCCTGGAGATGTGGGCGCTGCGATCCTTGGCCAAGAAGGTCTTTGCGGTCCTCATCGCCCTCGAACCGGCAGCGGCGGCATTGGCCGGCGTGGTCGTTATCGGTCAGGCCCTCGATTCCATGACCCTCGTTGCCATCGGGCTCGTTGTCGTGGCGGGCATCGGCACCGTTGTCATGAATCGAAAGCCCACTTCGAAATAG
- a CDS encoding gamma carbonic anhydrase family protein, whose translation MTNPIIATVNGRTPAIDDSAFIAPNATVVGDVTIAAGASIWYGAVLRGDAESISIGADTNIQDNCTVHADPTFPAVLGERISVGHNAVLHGCTVEDDVLVGMGAVVLNGAHIGSGSLIAAGAVVSQGMQIPPGSLVAGVPAKVKRELSEGEKAGISANGAGYLLLAKAHRDI comes from the coding sequence ATGACCAACCCGATCATCGCCACCGTCAACGGACGCACTCCGGCAATCGACGACAGCGCTTTCATCGCACCCAACGCCACAGTGGTCGGTGACGTAACCATCGCCGCGGGCGCCAGCATCTGGTACGGCGCGGTTCTCCGCGGCGACGCCGAATCGATCTCCATCGGCGCGGACACCAATATCCAGGACAATTGCACGGTCCACGCAGACCCGACATTCCCCGCGGTACTGGGCGAGCGAATCTCGGTCGGCCACAACGCGGTGCTGCACGGGTGCACCGTCGAGGACGACGTGCTTGTCGGCATGGGCGCTGTGGTGCTCAACGGCGCCCACATCGGATCCGGTTCACTGATCGCTGCCGGCGCCGTCGTGTCGCAGGGGATGCAGATCCCGCCCGGATCGTTGGTCGCCGGTGTGCCCGCCAAGGTCAAACGTGAACTCTCCGAAGGCGAAAAGGCAGGTATCAGCGCCAACGGCGCCGGATACCTGCTCCTGGCGAAAGCTCACCGGGACATCTGA
- a CDS encoding pirin family protein has protein sequence MSNLDVHPVEQECEGKPDNTEIQILTPRDVPLGGPRAMRVRRTLPQRDRSLIGAWCFADHYGPDDVGSGPGMHVPPHPHTGLQTVSWLFTGEIEHRDSIGSHAMVRPGELNLMTAGRGIAHSEVSTPDTKVLHGMQLWVALPDVARDTAPAFVHYRPESVTIGGARLSVFLGSLAGETSPVSTFTELLGAEVILDPGAEIALDVDRSHEHGVIVDQGSVVLRGTTVGWAELGYQAPGFGKLTLRNPGSEPARVLLLGGKPLGEQVIMWWNFMGRTHEEIVEYRRKWQAELASGFDGSVPDQRFGVVPGYDGPALPAPELPNSTLKPRG, from the coding sequence ATGAGCAACCTCGACGTGCACCCCGTAGAGCAAGAGTGTGAAGGCAAACCCGACAACACCGAGATCCAGATCCTCACGCCGCGGGATGTTCCGCTCGGCGGCCCACGGGCAATGCGGGTACGACGCACTCTGCCGCAGCGTGATCGTTCGTTGATCGGTGCGTGGTGTTTTGCCGATCACTACGGACCTGACGATGTCGGCAGTGGACCCGGCATGCATGTGCCGCCGCATCCGCATACCGGTTTGCAGACGGTCAGTTGGCTGTTCACCGGGGAGATTGAGCACCGCGACAGCATCGGCTCACACGCCATGGTGCGGCCGGGCGAACTGAACTTGATGACGGCCGGGCGCGGTATCGCGCACTCGGAGGTCTCGACGCCGGACACCAAGGTTCTGCACGGCATGCAGTTGTGGGTGGCGCTTCCGGATGTGGCGCGCGATACCGCGCCCGCGTTTGTTCACTATCGACCGGAGTCGGTGACGATTGGGGGCGCCAGGCTCAGCGTGTTCCTCGGCTCGCTTGCCGGCGAGACGTCGCCGGTATCTACCTTCACTGAATTGCTCGGTGCCGAGGTGATTCTCGATCCGGGCGCTGAAATCGCCCTCGATGTCGATCGTTCCCACGAACACGGCGTGATCGTCGATCAAGGATCGGTTGTGCTGCGAGGCACCACTGTCGGCTGGGCCGAGTTGGGTTATCAAGCACCGGGTTTCGGGAAGCTGACGTTGCGCAATCCGGGTTCCGAACCGGCTCGGGTTCTGCTGCTCGGGGGTAAGCCCTTGGGAGAGCAGGTCATCATGTGGTGGAACTTCATGGGCCGCACCCATGAAGAGATCGTCGAGTATCGACGCAAGTGGCAAGCTGAACTGGCCTCCGGATTCGACGGTAGCGTCCCGGATCAGCGTTTTGGTGTCGTGCCGGGATACGACGGTCCCGCGCTGCCCGCGCCCGAGTTGCCGAACAGTACGTTGAAGCCGCGGGGCTAG
- a CDS encoding LLM class flavin-dependent oxidoreductase: MQFGIFTVGDVTTDPTTGVTPTEHERIKAMTTIAKHAEEVGLDVFATGEHHNKPFVPSSPTTMLGYIAAQTEKITLSTSTTLITTNDPVKIAEDYAMLQHLAEGRVDLMMGRGNTAPVYPWFGKDIRAGIPLALENYQLLRRLWDEEVVNWQGEYRTPLQGFTSTPRPLDGIAPFVWHGSIRSPEIAEIAAYHGDGFFANNIFWPKEHYVELINLYRQRYEHYGHGTADQAIVGLGGQVFMRKNSQDAVKEFRPYFNNAPVYGHGPSLEEFTEQTPLTVGSPEQVIEKTLAFADFFGDYQRQLFLMDHAGLPLKTVLEQLDLLGEEVVPALRREFAARRPAHVPDNPPTHASMKAARDNSAVSA; encoded by the coding sequence ATGCAGTTCGGAATCTTCACGGTCGGTGACGTCACTACTGACCCCACGACAGGGGTCACGCCCACTGAGCACGAGCGCATCAAGGCGATGACCACCATTGCCAAGCATGCCGAAGAAGTAGGCCTCGACGTCTTCGCGACCGGCGAGCATCACAACAAGCCATTTGTGCCGTCGTCACCCACCACTATGCTCGGCTACATTGCCGCCCAGACCGAGAAGATCACGCTGTCCACGTCCACGACGCTGATCACCACGAATGATCCGGTGAAGATCGCCGAGGACTACGCGATGCTCCAGCATCTCGCGGAGGGACGCGTCGACCTCATGATGGGTCGTGGCAACACCGCGCCCGTGTACCCGTGGTTCGGCAAGGACATTCGCGCGGGGATTCCGTTGGCCCTCGAGAACTACCAACTCCTGCGCCGACTCTGGGACGAGGAAGTGGTGAACTGGCAAGGGGAGTACCGCACTCCGTTGCAAGGTTTCACATCCACACCGCGCCCCCTCGACGGCATTGCGCCCTTCGTGTGGCACGGCTCGATTCGCAGTCCCGAGATCGCGGAAATTGCTGCTTATCACGGTGACGGGTTCTTCGCGAACAACATCTTCTGGCCCAAGGAGCACTACGTCGAGCTCATCAACCTTTACCGTCAGCGCTACGAGCACTACGGACACGGCACCGCCGATCAGGCGATTGTCGGGCTGGGCGGTCAGGTCTTCATGCGAAAGAACAGTCAGGACGCCGTCAAGGAATTCCGCCCGTATTTCAACAATGCGCCGGTATACGGCCACGGACCGTCGCTCGAGGAGTTCACCGAGCAGACTCCGCTGACAGTCGGTTCGCCGGAGCAGGTCATCGAGAAGACCCTGGCGTTCGCGGACTTCTTCGGCGACTACCAGCGTCAGCTGTTCCTCATGGACCACGCGGGCCTTCCGCTCAAGACGGTGCTCGAGCAACTCGACCTTCTCGGCGAGGAAGTTGTGCCGGCTCTGCGTCGTGAGTTCGCGGCCCGTCGTCCGGCGCATGTCCCGGACAACCCGCCCACCCACGCGTCGATGAAGGCCGCCCGTGACAACAGCGCGGTCTCGGCGTAG